The Lentzea guizhouensis genome contains a region encoding:
- a CDS encoding helix-turn-helix domain-containing protein: MTRGSSHRVVMIVDEGSNPFEMGVATELFGLRRPELDRPWYEFTLCAATPSVRMHAGMFALSDVAPLEVAETADTLIVPNRPDPEAFESTPVVEAIRGAAANGSRLMSFCTGAFALAAAGVLDGRPATTHWRWAELFAARFPAVHLRPDVLYVDDGDVLTAAGSAAALDLGLHLIRRDHGAEIANAVSRRLVFAAHRDGGQRQFVERPVATVPDASLAPVLAWAQGRLDTPITVADLADRAAMSPATLHRRFQAELGTTPLAWLTDERVTLACRLIERGELRLDRVAEASGLGTQSNLRVQLRRRTGLTPTAYRRRFGPGAAS, from the coding sequence ATGACGCGTGGATCCTCGCACCGGGTGGTGATGATCGTCGACGAGGGCTCCAACCCGTTCGAGATGGGCGTGGCCACGGAGCTGTTCGGGCTGCGGCGGCCGGAGCTGGACCGGCCGTGGTACGAGTTCACGCTGTGCGCGGCGACGCCGTCGGTGCGGATGCACGCCGGGATGTTCGCGCTGTCCGACGTCGCCCCGCTGGAGGTGGCGGAGACGGCGGACACGCTGATCGTGCCGAACCGGCCGGACCCGGAGGCCTTCGAATCCACCCCGGTGGTGGAGGCCATCCGCGGAGCGGCGGCGAACGGCAGCCGGCTGATGAGCTTCTGCACCGGTGCCTTCGCCCTGGCCGCCGCCGGTGTGCTCGACGGCCGCCCGGCGACCACGCACTGGCGGTGGGCGGAGCTGTTCGCGGCCCGCTTCCCGGCCGTGCACCTGCGGCCGGACGTGCTGTACGTCGACGACGGCGACGTGCTGACGGCCGCCGGCAGTGCCGCCGCGCTGGACCTCGGCCTGCACCTCATCCGCCGCGACCACGGCGCCGAGATCGCGAACGCCGTCAGCCGCCGGCTGGTGTTCGCCGCACACCGCGACGGCGGGCAGCGCCAGTTCGTCGAACGTCCGGTCGCGACGGTCCCGGACGCCTCACTCGCGCCGGTGCTCGCCTGGGCTCAGGGCAGGCTGGACACGCCCATCACGGTGGCCGACCTGGCCGACCGCGCGGCGATGAGCCCCGCGACCCTGCACCGCCGGTTCCAGGCCGAGCTGGGCACCACCCCGCTGGCGTGGCTCACCGACGAGCGCGTGACGCTGGCGTGCCGGTTGATAGAACGCGGCGAGCTGCGGCTGGACCGGGTCGCCGAGGCGAGCGGGCTCGGCACGCAGTCGAACCTGCGGGTGCAGCTGCGGCGGCGGACCGGGTTGACGCCCACCGCCTACCGCCGCCGGTTCGGGCCGGGAGCGGCGTCCTAG
- a CDS encoding amidohydrolase family protein has protein sequence MGAVARRDVLSWLGKGALGAAALGIAGEPAFAAGGLTALVGATLVDGTGRPPVRDATVVLAGDRILAAGRRRNLPRGVRVVDVAGKYVIPGLWDLHTHASFFATTLPALHVVHGVTGIREMMGMPETHDVRRQIETGELLGPRMVIGSTIVDGPGSIWPGTDIVRTPEEARAAVRRAHAAGADFVKVYSFLSPSSYEAIAAECRRLRIPFAGHVPARVPVQDALEQHTHEHMYNLFSSTSDDAEALYARLRSLPDDPADPNWWGRQAGRLERAAVATHSPARASALFASMVARGAWQSPTLFVERNMSRSPEMIVNDPVALERLRYIPVELREQWATIMSGRPVRTPEDVAEGVRFGDARLRLLGEMHAAGVGVVAGTDAGFAYVFPGFSLHDELALLVRAGLSPMAALRAATSEAARCAGRAHESGTVTPGKQADLVVLDADPLADIRNTARIHAVVSRGRYLGPADRARVLAGIEEAAREPVGAPVTPMGCCEH, from the coding sequence GTGGGAGCTGTGGCGCGCCGGGACGTGTTGTCCTGGCTGGGCAAGGGTGCACTCGGGGCGGCCGCGCTGGGCATCGCCGGTGAGCCGGCGTTCGCGGCGGGCGGGCTGACCGCGCTGGTCGGGGCGACGCTGGTCGACGGAACGGGCCGGCCGCCGGTGCGCGACGCGACGGTGGTGCTGGCCGGTGACCGGATCCTGGCCGCCGGGCGGCGCCGGAACCTGCCGCGCGGCGTCCGGGTGGTCGACGTCGCCGGGAAGTACGTGATCCCGGGGTTGTGGGACCTGCACACGCACGCGTCGTTCTTCGCGACGACGCTGCCGGCGTTGCACGTCGTGCACGGCGTGACCGGCATCCGCGAGATGATGGGCATGCCCGAGACGCACGACGTGCGTCGCCAGATCGAGACCGGTGAGCTGCTGGGACCGCGGATGGTCATCGGCAGCACGATCGTCGACGGTCCCGGCTCTATCTGGCCGGGCACGGACATCGTGCGCACACCGGAGGAAGCCCGTGCCGCGGTGCGGCGCGCGCACGCCGCTGGCGCTGACTTCGTGAAGGTGTACTCGTTCCTGTCGCCTTCGTCGTACGAGGCGATCGCTGCGGAGTGCCGCCGGTTGCGGATCCCGTTCGCCGGGCACGTTCCCGCGCGGGTACCGGTGCAGGACGCGTTGGAACAGCACACGCACGAACACATGTACAACCTGTTCTCGTCCACTTCGGACGACGCGGAGGCGTTGTACGCGCGGTTGCGCTCGCTGCCGGACGACCCGGCCGACCCGAACTGGTGGGGCCGGCAGGCGGGCCGCTTGGAACGGGCCGCCGTCGCCACCCACTCGCCTGCAAGGGCTTCGGCGTTGTTCGCGTCGATGGTCGCGCGCGGGGCGTGGCAGTCGCCGACGTTGTTCGTCGAACGCAACATGTCCCGGTCGCCGGAGATGATCGTCAACGACCCGGTGGCGCTGGAACGCCTGCGGTACATCCCGGTCGAGCTGCGCGAGCAGTGGGCCACGATCATGTCCGGCCGCCCGGTGCGCACACCCGAGGACGTCGCCGAGGGCGTGCGGTTCGGCGACGCGCGGCTGCGGTTGCTCGGCGAGATGCACGCGGCCGGCGTCGGCGTGGTGGCGGGCACGGACGCCGGGTTCGCCTACGTGTTCCCGGGCTTCTCGCTGCACGACGAGCTGGCGCTGCTGGTGCGGGCCGGGTTGTCGCCGATGGCGGCGTTGCGAGCAGCGACGAGCGAGGCGGCGCGGTGTGCCGGCCGGGCGCACGAGTCGGGCACGGTGACGCCGGGCAAGCAGGCGGACCTGGTGGTGCTGGACGCGGACCCGTTGGCGGACATCAGGAACACCGCGCGGATCCACGCCGTGGTGTCACGTGGTCGCTACCTCGGTCCGGCGGATCGGGCGCGGGTGCTGGCGGGGATCGAGGAGGCGGCCCGGGAACCGGTGGGTGCGCCGGTGACGCCGATGGGGTGCTGCGAGCACTAG